The Chitinophaga flava genome has a segment encoding these proteins:
- a CDS encoding glucose 1-dehydrogenase has translation MDQLKNKIAIITGGNSGIGYATAAEFLSKGARVLITGRNPGAVQRAVHELGFPAEGFTADQSSLEDTKKLAEYARSRYGKVDILFINAGVAKFAPFEGVTPELFDEVIDVNFKGAFFTAQQLLPLLNDGGSIVFLSAINAYAGMPGTTVLAASKAALNAISRTLARELAPRKITVNAINAGPIDTPLIEKIGVSHEEAGAIRNKMTASVPLGRLGEATEVASLVSFLVSDDARFITGGEYTIDGGLLVHPGLQG, from the coding sequence ATGGACCAGCTTAAAAACAAGATTGCTATTATCACGGGTGGTAATAGTGGAATAGGATATGCAACAGCAGCGGAATTTTTGTCGAAAGGAGCAAGGGTATTGATAACGGGTCGTAATCCTGGAGCGGTACAACGGGCCGTACACGAACTGGGATTTCCGGCGGAAGGGTTTACAGCAGACCAGTCCAGCCTGGAAGACACGAAAAAGCTGGCAGAATATGCGCGTAGTCGTTATGGCAAAGTAGACATTCTGTTTATCAACGCAGGTGTCGCGAAATTTGCGCCTTTTGAAGGTGTGACGCCGGAGCTGTTTGATGAAGTCATCGACGTTAATTTTAAAGGGGCTTTTTTCACTGCGCAACAGTTACTTCCTTTATTGAACGATGGCGGCAGTATTGTTTTTCTTTCAGCCATTAACGCCTACGCCGGCATGCCGGGGACAACGGTGCTGGCAGCCAGCAAGGCTGCGCTCAACGCGATATCCAGAACACTGGCCAGAGAGCTGGCTCCCCGCAAAATCACGGTGAATGCGATCAACGCTGGGCCTATAGATACGCCTTTAATTGAAAAAATAGGCGTCAGCCATGAAGAGGCAGGCGCAATCAGAAATAAAATGACGGCCAGTGTTCCGCTGGGAAGATTGGGAGAGGCAACAGAAGTGGCCAGTCTGGTGTCCTTCCTCGTATCTGATGACGCAAGGTTTATTACCGGCGGAGAATATACTATAGATGGTGGATTATTGGTCCACCCAGGGCTTCAGGGTTAG
- a CDS encoding aminotransferase-like domain-containing protein, whose translation MIKTADHLYLQVADRIEQMIEKDVMKMGEKLPSVRVLSKQQGISLTTAFQAYYHLEAKGLIESRPKSGYYICHNKRHLAPMPGTCAPVRKPASDVTVSDIVLEVFNHRSDDSILKFSVATLPSSLLPSAKMAKAVVQAMRDLDGNGLGYEALQGNELLRGQIARLSLGWGEVCTPDDIVTTHGCMDALTLCLTATTQPGDTIALESPSYYGALQLAEGLGLKVLEVPTNPITGVDLDYLDKAIPRHKIKACLFVTNFHNPLGCCMPDKNKQELVRIVEKHDIALIEDDIYGDLYFGKQRPANCKTFDKHGHVLLCNSLSKSVAPGYRVGWTMPGKYKDKVLRMKHHHAISCTTLTHAAAGHFLEIGRYEFHLRNLRKMLHTQSLRYSQAICEYFPESTRVSRPQGGCVLWVELEEHINTFELFQQTLKHKISFCPGRLFSLQNRYNNCLRISYGNPWSKQVDEGLKTIGKLIRKMN comes from the coding sequence ATGATTAAGACAGCCGACCATCTCTACCTGCAGGTAGCCGATAGAATAGAGCAGATGATAGAAAAGGACGTCATGAAAATGGGTGAAAAACTACCATCTGTGCGTGTACTCAGCAAACAGCAGGGTATCAGCCTCACCACTGCCTTCCAGGCTTACTATCATCTGGAAGCCAAAGGACTGATCGAATCAAGGCCTAAATCGGGGTACTATATCTGCCATAACAAACGGCATCTGGCCCCCATGCCCGGCACCTGCGCCCCTGTGCGCAAACCGGCCAGCGACGTGACAGTCAGCGATATCGTGCTGGAAGTGTTCAACCACCGCTCCGACGACAGCATCCTGAAGTTTTCGGTAGCCACGCTGCCATCTTCACTATTGCCCTCGGCCAAAATGGCTAAAGCGGTAGTACAGGCTATGCGTGACCTCGATGGCAACGGTCTTGGTTACGAAGCATTGCAGGGCAATGAGCTGTTACGTGGCCAGATAGCCCGGCTGTCGCTCGGATGGGGCGAAGTATGCACACCTGATGATATAGTCACCACCCATGGTTGTATGGATGCCCTCACCCTCTGTCTGACCGCTACCACACAGCCCGGCGATACCATCGCGCTGGAAAGCCCTTCCTATTACGGTGCTTTACAACTGGCAGAAGGACTGGGCCTCAAAGTACTGGAAGTGCCCACCAATCCTATTACCGGTGTAGACCTTGACTATCTCGACAAAGCCATTCCCCGTCATAAAATCAAAGCCTGTCTTTTTGTGACTAACTTCCACAACCCGCTGGGCTGCTGTATGCCGGACAAAAACAAGCAGGAACTGGTACGCATTGTAGAGAAACATGATATTGCACTGATAGAAGATGATATCTACGGAGATCTTTATTTCGGTAAACAAAGGCCGGCCAACTGTAAAACATTCGATAAACATGGGCATGTGTTGCTCTGCAACTCTCTGTCAAAATCAGTAGCACCAGGCTACCGTGTAGGCTGGACCATGCCTGGCAAATACAAAGACAAGGTACTGCGCATGAAACATCACCATGCAATATCCTGCACCACACTTACCCATGCGGCCGCAGGACATTTCCTGGAGATAGGCCGCTATGAGTTCCATCTGCGCAATCTGCGTAAGATGCTACATACCCAGAGCCTGCGCTACTCACAGGCCATCTGCGAATATTTTCCGGAAAGCACACGCGTTAGCCGGCCACAAGGTGGTTGTGTATTATGGGTGGAACTGGAAGAACATATCAATACCTTCGAACTGTTTCAACAAACTTTAAAACATAAAATCAGCTTCTGTCCCGGGCGTCTTTTTTCGCTGCAAAACCGCTACAACAACTGTTTGCGTATCAGCTATGGCAATCCCTGGAGTAAACAGGTGGATGAAGGCCTTAAAACAATCGGTAAACTGATCCGTAAAATGAATTAG
- a CDS encoding aminotransferase-like domain-containing protein — MNTRKDFLYLQLADRIEALISNGTYTIGDKLPSVRSLHEEHGVSISTALQVYLHLERKGWVEAREKSGYYVHYSRETMPRLPKVSDPAKTASIVNISGRVAIIRHTTGRKGMISLIGASPHLSLLPVNKLNKALRQAAREEKTTYIPYGDIDGHLPLRRHIARHSLAWGGSVAADDMVVTNGAIEAITICLRTIAKAGDTIAIESPTFFGLLQAIENLGMKALEIPTDPVTGISLDHLEDAFRRKKVAACLFISNYSNPLGCLIPDDAKKQLARMIEKYNIPLIEDDVYGDLHFAPERPRAIKSYDRADLVLYCSSYSKNIAAGLRVGWIINRRYHDRLAQMKFMSSAGTGMLPQLVFTRFLDQQRMDLHLKPLRQALHVQTLQMTRAIQQYFPADTRLTRPQGGMSLWAVLPRKVDSWALHRQALDHHITFTPGTLFSSQDKYNHCLRLSNANPLDDDQTWAIQMLGKLIQKQLDSGS, encoded by the coding sequence ATGAATACCAGGAAAGATTTTTTATACCTGCAACTGGCAGACCGGATAGAAGCACTGATCAGCAACGGCACTTATACGATTGGCGACAAACTGCCGTCAGTACGTAGTCTGCATGAAGAGCATGGTGTCAGTATCAGTACTGCCCTGCAGGTATATCTGCATCTGGAGCGCAAAGGATGGGTAGAGGCCCGCGAGAAATCGGGGTATTACGTTCATTATTCGCGGGAAACGATGCCCCGGTTGCCAAAAGTATCTGACCCGGCTAAAACCGCCTCCATCGTTAATATCAGCGGACGGGTAGCCATCATACGCCATACTACCGGACGCAAAGGAATGATATCACTCATCGGTGCTTCACCACATCTGTCCCTGCTGCCGGTGAACAAACTAAACAAAGCATTGCGGCAGGCGGCCCGGGAAGAGAAAACTACGTATATCCCTTATGGTGATATCGATGGACATCTGCCTTTGCGTCGGCATATTGCCCGGCATTCGCTCGCCTGGGGCGGCAGCGTAGCCGCAGATGACATGGTGGTTACTAACGGCGCCATTGAAGCAATCACCATCTGCCTGCGGACAATAGCCAAAGCCGGCGACACCATTGCCATTGAGTCCCCCACCTTCTTCGGTTTGTTGCAGGCCATCGAAAACCTGGGCATGAAAGCGCTCGAGATACCCACCGATCCTGTCACCGGTATCAGCCTGGACCACCTGGAAGATGCTTTCCGCAGAAAAAAAGTGGCGGCCTGCCTGTTTATCAGCAACTACAGCAACCCTCTCGGTTGCCTTATTCCGGATGATGCCAAAAAACAGCTGGCGCGGATGATTGAGAAATATAATATCCCGCTGATTGAAGATGATGTATACGGAGATCTGCATTTTGCTCCTGAAAGGCCGCGGGCTATTAAAAGTTATGATCGCGCCGACCTCGTGTTGTATTGCTCTTCCTACTCCAAAAATATTGCTGCCGGACTGCGGGTAGGCTGGATCATCAACCGGCGCTATCATGACCGGCTGGCGCAGATGAAGTTCATGTCTTCCGCAGGTACGGGTATGCTGCCACAGCTGGTATTCACCAGATTCCTGGACCAGCAGCGGATGGACTTACACCTCAAACCATTACGACAGGCCCTGCATGTACAAACGCTACAGATGACCAGGGCCATACAACAGTATTTCCCCGCAGATACGCGGCTTACCCGACCCCAGGGCGGTATGAGCCTCTGGGCGGTGCTGCCGCGGAAAGTCGACAGCTGGGCACTGCACCGGCAGGCCCTGGACCATCATATCACCTTTACGCCGGGAACCCTTTTTTCCAGCCAGGATAAATACAATCACTGCCTGCGGCTTTCCAATGCCAACCCGCTGGATGACGACCAGACCTGGGCGATACAGATGCTGGGTAAACTGATACAAAAACAGCTCGATTCCGGCAGTTAA
- a CDS encoding nuclear transport factor 2 family protein, whose amino-acid sequence MNGPIHQLAQQLVTLCRDWKFLEAQSTLLHEEAVNIEADGRITRGQAAIMAKEKAFLENIETIHLLEISDPVVADGFFAVQFHSELTIKGMTERRSRNEIIVYEVQDNKIIREQFFYRF is encoded by the coding sequence ATGAACGGACCTATTCACCAACTGGCACAACAGCTGGTAACACTTTGCCGGGACTGGAAATTCCTGGAAGCACAATCTACCTTGTTACATGAAGAGGCTGTCAACATAGAAGCCGACGGCAGAATCACCCGTGGACAGGCCGCCATCATGGCCAAAGAGAAAGCTTTCCTGGAAAATATCGAAACCATTCATCTGCTGGAGATATCAGATCCGGTAGTGGCAGATGGTTTTTTTGCGGTGCAGTTTCATTCGGAGCTGACCATCAAAGGAATGACGGAACGTCGTAGTCGCAACGAAATTATCGTATATGAAGTGCAGGACAACAAAATCATCCGTGAACAATTCTTTTATCGTTTTTAA
- a CDS encoding carboxymuconolactone decarboxylase family protein, which translates to MMESRMDISQLFPEGFNAMLALEGAMRNSSIDKKLYKLIKIRASQINGCAYCINMHTREARAAGETEQRIYCLNAWGEAPFYTDQERAALALTESVTLLASTHVPDDVYATATAVFTKEEVAIITMAIVVINAWNRIVVTSRTLPD; encoded by the coding sequence ATGATGGAATCCAGAATGGACATATCCCAGCTTTTTCCGGAAGGCTTTAATGCAATGCTGGCACTGGAAGGAGCTATGCGTAACAGCAGCATCGATAAAAAATTATACAAACTGATCAAGATAAGGGCCTCACAGATCAATGGCTGTGCCTATTGCATCAATATGCACACACGTGAAGCCAGGGCCGCAGGAGAGACGGAACAGCGCATCTACTGTCTGAATGCCTGGGGAGAGGCGCCGTTCTATACAGACCAGGAGCGGGCTGCACTGGCTTTAACAGAATCGGTGACCCTGCTGGCCAGCACTCATGTGCCGGATGATGTATATGCAACTGCTACCGCTGTTTTTACAAAAGAAGAGGTAGCCATCATCACCATGGCCATTGTAGTGATCAACGCCTGGAACAGGATCGTAGTGACTTCCCGCACCCTGCCTGACTGA
- a CDS encoding DNA-3-methyladenine glycosylase family protein has protein sequence MTRQKIKIAVNDPANFSFQECLHFLGRSDKECLHYITDGKLRRMVLADGEPVVIEVAPGTRPDHLLATVLAPVNNIFQEDDIRLFVTRWLHLDADLQPFYDYTLTDPLLNGLATDYRGLRLVGMPDLFEAISWPIIGQQINLSFAYTLRQRFIQAFGFHQSVDGTDYYLYPHPAVIAALSPADLAPMQFSRSKALYLVETAKVMASGELSAQLLAPLSYEEARDRLVALKGIGNWSANYVLMKYSRFPQALLLEDVGLQNAIRHRLGLPAKPSMAELQQYTRSWQQHAAYATFYLWRSLLSPI, from the coding sequence ATGACCAGGCAAAAGATAAAGATTGCAGTGAATGATCCGGCCAACTTTTCCTTTCAGGAATGCCTTCATTTTCTGGGCAGATCAGATAAAGAATGCCTTCACTACATTACAGACGGAAAGTTACGCCGGATGGTACTGGCAGATGGAGAACCTGTGGTAATAGAGGTTGCACCGGGCACCAGGCCAGACCATTTGTTGGCCACTGTATTGGCACCTGTAAATAATATATTTCAGGAAGATGACATTCGTCTGTTTGTAACCCGCTGGCTTCACCTCGATGCAGACCTTCAACCTTTTTATGACTATACGTTGACAGACCCGTTGCTGAACGGTCTGGCTACCGACTACCGCGGGTTGCGGCTCGTCGGCATGCCTGATCTGTTTGAAGCCATCAGCTGGCCTATCATCGGGCAGCAGATCAACCTGTCTTTCGCCTATACGCTAAGACAGCGGTTCATACAGGCATTTGGCTTCCATCAGTCTGTAGACGGAACGGACTACTATTTGTACCCGCATCCGGCAGTCATCGCTGCATTGTCACCTGCCGATCTCGCTCCGATGCAGTTTTCCCGCAGTAAAGCGTTGTATCTTGTTGAAACAGCCAAAGTTATGGCCAGCGGTGAATTATCAGCGCAGCTACTGGCCCCCCTTAGCTACGAAGAAGCCCGCGACAGGCTGGTAGCCCTGAAAGGGATCGGTAACTGGTCAGCTAATTATGTGCTGATGAAATACAGCCGGTTTCCACAGGCCCTGCTGCTGGAAGATGTGGGTTTACAGAATGCTATCCGCCACCGGCTTGGCCTCCCTGCAAAACCTTCTATGGCCGAACTACAGCAATATACGCGTTCATGGCAACAACATGCCGCTTACGCCACCTTTTATCTGTGGCGCTCTTTATTATCTCCCATTTAA
- a CDS encoding methylated-DNA--[protein]-cysteine S-methyltransferase: MELAHLRIDTPVGPLLISGTNDFIQAVSFTEEPETAFPQPPHLVLDCAQQLHEYFAGNRKVFDLPIQQPGTDFQQTVWEQLTRIPFGQTISYLQLARRIGNPKSIRAVGTTNGKNQLAVIVPCHRVIGSNGTLVGYAGGLWRKRWLLNHERLDLFSAQG, from the coding sequence ATGGAACTGGCTCATCTTCGTATAGACACCCCCGTAGGACCGCTGCTGATCAGCGGCACCAATGATTTTATACAGGCTGTTTCCTTCACGGAAGAACCGGAAACAGCTTTTCCGCAACCTCCACATCTGGTGCTCGACTGCGCACAACAACTGCATGAATACTTTGCCGGAAACCGCAAAGTATTTGACTTACCTATTCAACAGCCCGGCACCGATTTCCAACAGACCGTATGGGAACAACTCACCCGCATTCCCTTCGGTCAAACGATTTCATATCTGCAACTGGCCCGCCGCATCGGCAATCCCAAAAGCATCCGCGCGGTAGGCACCACCAACGGCAAAAATCAGCTGGCCGTCATAGTCCCCTGTCACCGTGTTATCGGCAGTAACGGCACGCTTGTCGGATACGCCGGCGGGCTATGGCGGAAGCGCTGGCTGCTGAATCATGAACGCCTGGATTTATTTTCAGCCCAGGGCTGA
- the tnpA gene encoding IS200/IS605 family transposase: protein MTHCYTQLNLQIVFAVKYRATLIEDNFKHELYGYMAANINNRSHRCLIINGMPDHIHILLQMHPSESLSSLMQIIKGSSSRWINAKYCRQQNFKWQEGYSAFSYSQSQIPVVIRYIQNQEKHHQKQTFLEEHKTILNKFNIPYDPQG from the coding sequence ATGACCCATTGTTATACCCAACTAAATCTGCAAATTGTATTTGCAGTGAAATATCGTGCGACCCTTATTGAAGACAACTTTAAACATGAACTGTACGGATATATGGCCGCTAACATCAACAACAGATCGCATCGTTGTCTGATCATTAATGGAATGCCAGACCATATCCATATACTTCTTCAGATGCATCCTTCAGAATCGTTATCCTCATTGATGCAGATCATTAAAGGGAGTTCATCAAGATGGATCAATGCAAAATATTGTCGTCAACAAAACTTTAAATGGCAGGAAGGTTATAGTGCTTTTTCCTATTCTCAATCGCAGATCCCCGTCGTCATCCGGTATATTCAAAACCAGGAAAAGCATCACCAGAAACAAACATTTCTCGAAGAACACAAAACAATACTCAATAAATTCAACATCCCCTATGATCCCCAGGGCTAA
- a CDS encoding pyridoxal phosphate-dependent decarboxylase family protein, protein MTKLQDDLKHTDQLLQLTKEFSSEFLSSLDRLAADKVTQVDIRPVMPEEGVGGAEALELFRQQYGDALTAAAGPRYWGFVTGGVTPAALMGDWLTAAVDLNAADKSSATFTIETETIAFLKQLFGLPEEFLGSFVTGATMANFTGLAMGRQWLGKQRGIDIGRDGMAGLPDLQVVSCVPHSSTAKSMAMLGLGRNNIVKIPALPGRESIDVAALEAFLASKEGQPVIFVASAGTVNTVDFDDIAAVVELKQRYPFWLHVDAAFGGFAACSEEHRHLLKGWEYADSITIDAHKWLNVPYDAAMIFSRHPSLQVEVFQNAGAAYLGDPAANFNFINYGPENSRRQRALPAWFSLMAYGKEGYRQIVDNNVKLARQLGELIVANPDFRLLSPVRLCVVCFTLNVAADVQETKVNEFLDALNASGVVCMTRTVYAGQPAIRAALVNWRTTGDDVQMAYQAMTQIANTILNQHTYA, encoded by the coding sequence ATGACGAAGCTCCAGGATGATTTGAAACATACTGACCAGCTGTTACAGTTGACAAAGGAATTCAGCAGCGAATTTTTATCCTCACTCGATAGATTGGCAGCAGACAAGGTAACGCAGGTGGATATACGACCGGTTATGCCGGAAGAAGGGGTGGGAGGTGCTGAGGCGCTGGAATTGTTCCGGCAGCAGTATGGTGATGCCCTCACAGCGGCGGCTGGTCCGCGCTACTGGGGCTTTGTGACGGGAGGCGTTACGCCGGCAGCCCTGATGGGTGACTGGCTGACAGCCGCTGTAGACCTCAATGCCGCAGATAAAAGCTCAGCCACGTTTACAATAGAAACGGAAACCATCGCTTTTCTGAAACAGCTCTTCGGCTTGCCGGAGGAGTTTCTGGGGAGTTTCGTGACAGGAGCCACCATGGCTAACTTTACCGGTCTGGCAATGGGACGGCAATGGTTGGGCAAACAACGGGGCATTGACATCGGCAGAGATGGGATGGCCGGACTGCCGGATCTGCAGGTAGTTTCCTGTGTACCACATTCCAGTACCGCCAAATCTATGGCTATGCTGGGTCTCGGGCGTAATAACATAGTGAAGATACCGGCACTGCCAGGAAGAGAAAGTATAGATGTGGCGGCGCTGGAGGCTTTCCTTGCATCAAAAGAAGGGCAACCGGTCATTTTTGTAGCCAGTGCAGGTACGGTGAATACAGTGGATTTTGATGATATCGCAGCTGTGGTGGAACTGAAACAACGATACCCTTTCTGGTTGCATGTAGATGCGGCTTTTGGCGGATTTGCGGCTTGTAGCGAAGAACATCGCCACTTGCTGAAAGGCTGGGAGTATGCTGATTCCATCACCATCGATGCACATAAATGGCTGAACGTTCCGTATGATGCGGCGATGATATTTTCAAGGCATCCTTCCCTGCAGGTGGAAGTGTTCCAGAACGCGGGTGCTGCCTATCTTGGTGATCCGGCGGCCAACTTCAACTTCATCAACTACGGACCGGAAAACTCACGTCGTCAAAGGGCGCTGCCTGCCTGGTTTTCATTGATGGCCTACGGCAAAGAAGGATACCGGCAGATTGTAGACAACAACGTGAAGCTGGCACGACAGCTGGGAGAGCTGATTGTAGCCAACCCGGATTTCCGCCTGCTTTCACCGGTCAGGTTATGTGTAGTGTGCTTTACGTTAAACGTAGCGGCGGATGTACAGGAAACAAAAGTCAATGAGTTTTTAGACGCGCTGAATGCTAGCGGTGTGGTATGTATGACACGCACCGTCTATGCTGGTCAGCCTGCCATCAGAGCGGCGCTGGTGAACTGGAGAACAACCGGGGATGATGTGCAGATGGCCTATCAGGCAATGACGCAAATAGCAAATACGATTCTGAATCAACATACATATGCGTAA
- a CDS encoding EamA family transporter, with protein MRKSNTNAYIALAIVSIFWGTTYLASRIGVRHIHGIMLAGIRQATAGFVLTTFFILKGYKLPEKIVLSKLFVMGLLMLCGSNGLMTWAMQYIPSGLGAIISATVPIWITIFSYFLVKKTRISIQLIVGMLLGLAGVAGIFYNYLSSLVNPDFRFGIMLSIFACICWALGSVLTAKWALGVNYLFGAGFQMLFSGIMMLLIATVFMGQHFDAGSFTTELWESLLYLILVGSLLSYSAYVYTLNNLPPSLASVYAYINPIVAVLLGWVLLKENLTWLMGFCSLVTIGGVYLVNDAINKNKQLQ; from the coding sequence ATGCGTAAGTCAAATACAAATGCTTATATAGCGCTGGCCATTGTAAGTATTTTCTGGGGTACCACCTACCTGGCTTCAAGAATTGGCGTGCGCCATATTCATGGTATCATGCTGGCTGGTATCAGACAGGCCACAGCGGGGTTTGTGCTCACAACCTTCTTTATCCTGAAAGGTTATAAGCTGCCGGAAAAAATTGTGTTGTCCAAACTGTTTGTGATGGGGCTGTTGATGTTGTGTGGCAGTAATGGTTTGATGACCTGGGCCATGCAATACATACCTAGTGGGCTGGGCGCCATTATCAGCGCTACCGTGCCTATCTGGATCACTATCTTCAGTTATTTTCTGGTGAAGAAAACCCGTATCAGTATACAGCTGATTGTGGGGATGCTACTGGGTTTGGCCGGAGTGGCTGGTATTTTCTACAATTATCTGTCGAGTTTGGTCAATCCGGATTTTCGATTTGGTATCATGTTGTCCATCTTCGCCTGTATCTGCTGGGCGCTGGGATCGGTGCTGACGGCCAAATGGGCGCTGGGGGTGAACTATCTCTTTGGTGCAGGATTTCAGATGTTGTTCAGCGGTATTATGATGTTGCTTATTGCAACGGTGTTTATGGGACAACATTTTGATGCGGGCAGCTTCACAACAGAGTTGTGGGAAAGCCTGTTATATCTGATCCTGGTGGGATCTCTCCTCAGTTATTCGGCCTATGTATATACACTGAATAATTTGCCGCCGTCACTGGCGTCGGTATACGCTTATATCAATCCTATTGTGGCGGTATTGCTGGGATGGGTATTGCTGAAGGAAAACCTTACCTGGCTGATGGGTTTCTGTAGCCTGGTAACGATTGGAGGCGTATATCTTGTCAATGATGCGATCAACAAGAATAAGCAATTGCAATAA
- a CDS encoding GNAT family N-acetyltransferase yields the protein MEVIQASGMHTNEVAVLFDAYRSYFDQVPDFKGALAFVSDRIKLGDSVIFVVFEGDEIIGFAQLYPLFTSLGMKRGWLLNDVYVLEEHRGKGAGGALVDAAIDHGRKTDAAWLMLQTYVANTGAQKLYASKGFKKDATSYYFYHAL from the coding sequence ATGGAAGTCATTCAGGCATCAGGGATGCATACAAATGAAGTGGCCGTATTATTTGATGCTTACCGCAGTTATTTCGACCAGGTACCTGATTTTAAAGGAGCGCTGGCATTTGTGAGTGATAGGATAAAGTTGGGTGATAGTGTTATTTTTGTGGTGTTTGAAGGAGATGAGATTATCGGATTTGCGCAGTTATACCCGTTGTTTACTTCATTGGGTATGAAGCGGGGTTGGTTACTGAATGATGTGTATGTATTGGAAGAACACCGGGGCAAAGGCGCTGGTGGAGCGTTGGTAGACGCTGCTATTGACCACGGTCGCAAAACAGATGCAGCGTGGCTGATGTTGCAGACATATGTGGCTAATACCGGTGCACAGAAATTATACGCATCCAAAGGTTTTAAAAAAGATGCTACTTCCTACTACTTTTATCATGCTTTGTAG
- a CDS encoding NUDIX domain-containing protein yields MDITKNPWTIHSSEVTYENKWIRVVHNEGLNPAGGPGIYGVVHFKNLAIGVVALDAQHNIYLVGQYRFPLKKFSWEIPEGGGPLGEYPLDTAKRELLEETGLVANHWEVICEIALSNSVTDETGVVFLARELEQRTAEPEDTEQLMVKKLPFEEAYQMVKNFDITDSLSVAAIQKIKLMLLEGELV; encoded by the coding sequence ATGGATATTACAAAGAACCCCTGGACCATTCACTCCAGCGAGGTAACATATGAAAACAAATGGATCCGTGTGGTACACAATGAAGGGCTGAACCCGGCTGGTGGCCCTGGTATCTACGGTGTTGTCCATTTCAAAAATCTGGCTATCGGTGTGGTGGCGCTGGATGCGCAACACAACATCTATCTGGTAGGCCAGTACCGTTTCCCATTGAAGAAGTTCAGCTGGGAGATACCGGAAGGTGGTGGCCCGCTGGGCGAATATCCGCTGGACACCGCTAAGCGGGAACTGCTGGAAGAAACCGGACTGGTGGCCAACCACTGGGAAGTGATCTGTGAAATTGCATTGTCCAACTCCGTCACTGATGAAACCGGTGTGGTGTTTCTGGCCAGGGAGCTGGAACAACGGACTGCGGAGCCGGAAGATACGGAACAGCTGATGGTGAAAAAACTTCCTTTTGAAGAGGCCTATCAGATGGTTAAAAACTTTGATATTACTGATTCTCTTTCGGTAGCGGCTATTCAGAAAATAAAGCTGATGCTGCTGGAAGGAGAGCTGGTTTAA
- the rlmB gene encoding 23S rRNA (guanosine(2251)-2'-O)-methyltransferase RlmB has protein sequence MERKFNAFKGERKSGGGPKRFASPRPKQSSLIIGRQPVMEALSSGKPIERIYMLRSATGDIIPQIKEQAAANNIPINVVPVEKLNGLTQANHQGVIALTGQVTYLDLQDVISHVTEQGETPLFLILDGITDVRNIGAIARSAVCCGAQAIIIPDKGIASLNEEAMKSSAGALEKIAICRVNSLLKAIDTLHLNGIKVMASEMETEIKLYDCDLKEPVAVIMGSEDKGVYPALIKASDVLFRIPMAGNFESFNVSVAAGIILYEAMKQRTI, from the coding sequence ATGGAAAGAAAATTCAACGCTTTCAAAGGAGAAAGAAAATCTGGCGGCGGTCCTAAACGGTTCGCCAGCCCCCGACCCAAACAGTCTTCGCTGATTATCGGCCGTCAGCCGGTAATGGAAGCTCTCAGCAGTGGCAAGCCAATCGAGCGTATCTATATGCTTCGCAGTGCCACTGGTGATATTATCCCACAAATCAAAGAGCAGGCTGCTGCCAACAATATTCCGATTAATGTAGTGCCGGTAGAAAAGCTGAACGGACTGACCCAGGCCAATCACCAGGGCGTTATTGCCCTCACCGGACAAGTGACTTATCTGGATCTGCAGGATGTAATTTCTCATGTAACCGAACAGGGAGAAACACCGCTTTTCCTGATCCTCGATGGTATCACCGACGTGCGGAACATCGGCGCCATCGCCCGCAGTGCCGTTTGTTGCGGCGCCCAGGCTATCATCATTCCTGACAAAGGTATTGCCTCCCTCAACGAAGAAGCGATGAAATCTTCTGCAGGCGCTCTGGAAAAAATCGCTATCTGCCGTGTCAACAGCCTGCTGAAGGCGATTGATACCCTGCATCTCAATGGTATCAAGGTGATGGCCAGCGAAATGGAAACAGAAATCAAACTGTATGACTGTGACCTGAAAGAGCCGGTAGCCGTGATCATGGGTTCTGAAGACAAAGGCGTGTACCCGGCACTGATCAAAGCTTCTGATGTGTTGTTCCGTATTCCTATGGCCGGCAATTTTGAATCTTTCAATGTGTCTGTAGCTGCAGGGATTATTTTGTACGAAGCGATGAAACAAAGAACGATATGA